The window gaattatgtgacactgaagaatgaagtaatggctgctgaatttaattgcttttattaattaatttcaattACTAATAACAAATACATTTGAAATATATACGTTTGGATGAGAGGAAGTGATCCTCTCACTACCTCCTATTCTTTCATATCCTATTACATAACGCTCATCCAAAGACTTCCACATGTTCAGAAACTCATAAAGTGGTATCTAAATGTCATGGTTAAAATTTGACTGAAGACATTTCCTGTTTTTACAGAAGGAGGAACCATGTGAACAAATATAAGGGTCAGAACATCACAGGACAGCGCAGCTAGTggcaaaacacaattatttacagCCGAGGAGACCCAGCCAGTAAGGTAAATGATCTGATGGTCACTgtcaagaaggaaaaaaaaaaaagcaatgcaaTAACAAATTGCAAAACAATTACAAATTATAGTATATTATTAtttcacattatttatttatttattttcagatgaTTCCAGTGTTGATGTTACTCATGGCAGCTCTTGTAGCTGCAGATGAGCCAATGATGGATCTCTCAAGACCAGCAGAGCCTGACAGTGTCTCTCTTTCTGTGGTTCACTGTAATTCTACTGCCGCCTGTCCTGATGGAACAACATGCTGTCTGAGTCCTTATGGTGTGTGGTACTGCTGTCTATATTCAATGGTAAGTGAATCACATTAAAATGTGCAATTGTTTTACACTATTAAATGTATGGTTTAACATTTGTTCATTCTCCTCTCTCCTTCAGGGTCAGTGCTGCAGAGATGGGCTTCATTGCTGTCCTCATGGTTATCACTGCGATTCGACATCCACCCGTTGTTTGAGGGGGTGGTTGAATCTGTCATCTTCTTCCCGGATGGCCACCAAAGCTATCCAGAAACCTCAGGTCAGTGATGAAAATTTCATGCTACAATGACCTATATAGTTGACAGACATATGACTTTTACTCACCGTTTCCGGCAGCAATAAAACATGGTTAAGCATTTTCTAACTGCAAATAATAAACGCATATGCATATGACTTATGAAACAATCAAAGGGTTGAAAACACATTTTGTATTGTGTTCTCAATTACAATAAACAGTGATTTAAATTTCTCCCTTCGTTTATAAAAAGAAACAACAGGGTAATGAATGCTGTGTGGTTTAAATGCATAACTTATATAGTATATagtgtatattattatattatataacattatattattcaaaaataattaTTTGGGCTGTAAATATTAAGTGGTTATTTTCTAAGTAGGTGAACTTCTGGCTATGTGCTCACAAGCGTATTTCCTTTGAATGAAATATCTTTTTTGCAGTCTGTGTCCTTTGACCAGACTCTCAAATGGCAGGGCGAGACTGAGATGGTTCACTGTAATGGAAATGTCTACTGTCCAGTGGATCAGTTCTGCTGCAAGACAGCGGCTGGCCAGTGGGGGTGCTGCAACGGTAAAACAAACTTTATTTTGCTGTAATAATCATACAGAATCATTAAGCTTTTGCATATGCAGTGCAGTGTAAAGTTTTGTTTCATTGGGTTatactttgtatttctttctttcataGAGATGGTGTTGTGATTAAACATCCCATGTGACCTGGGTGCAGCTCTCATCAAAAACTGCCAAAGTGCAAGAGGCTTTCAAATGTCAGTTACTGTTGAGAGAAAGCAATAATATACATCCGAGTTGAAATAATCAAAGGTCATTgtcatttaataaataaactttggttttgaaagtgtttttatttgtttgtattttttatcatCTAGGCTACATGCATTGTGTTTATGAATAAGTcagtgtttattaaatatttttaaggcAATAAATTACACTCTAAATAATACTGggttaaaaacaaacatttttgggTTATTTAACAGTAttagacagaacacatgctgggttattgtGACCCAACTTTTTATTAAGTATATTTAAGTTCAagtttatgtagtaagtatacagaTATTGgtgtacttttaagtgtactatttcaatactccttgggactaaattggcccaatttctagtatataaaagtatacttttaagtatactttaagtataacagtagtacactttgagtacacaactagtttacatctatgttgtCAGTTTTTCAGTATACTAAAGGTAAACTTATAGGTGTACTGaaagtttactaattaaatactttttatgcatttttagtacacctTGAAGTACAGTCTAAGTAAACTACTAGTTCAGTAGTTTTATACTCATAGTAAAAGTAaactttaagtgaactttacataatactttaagtatactactatgtccctatttattaatttgtatatattttgttatatgaatatctgaacatacaaaacatcacaAGAAAGAACAGAGTATCtccttgtaaacaaaaacatttttttagcttcatgcattcttttttataaaca of the Garra rufa chromosome 17, GarRuf1.0, whole genome shotgun sequence genome contains:
- the LOC141289891 gene encoding progranulin-like, whose translation is MIPVLMLLMAALVAADEPMMDLSRPAEPDSVSLSVVHCNSTAACPDGTTCCLSPYGVWYCCLYSMGQCCRDGLHCCPHGYHCDSTSTRCLRGWLNLSSSSRMATKAIQKPQSVSFDQTLKWQGETEMVHCNGNVYCPVDQFCCKTAAGQWGCCNEMVL